CATCGAGAACGACCGTCCCTCCGTCACCCTCGTCCACAAGGGGAACATCATGAAGTTCACCGAGGGCGCGTTCCGCGACTGGGGCTACGAGGTCGCCGACGAGGAGAAGTACGCCGACGTCACTATCACCGAGGACGAACTCTGGGAGGAGTACGACGGCGAGCGGCCCGACGACACGGTCGTCGTCAAGGACCGCATCGCCGACAACATGCTCCAGCAGCTCCTCACGCGGACGAGCGACTACGACGTTATCGCGACGATGAACCTCAACGGTGACTACATGTCCGACGCCGCCGGCGCACAGATCGGCGGCCTCGGCATCGCGCCCGGCGGGAACTTCGGCGACGGCCTCTGTCTCGCCGAACCGGTCCACGGCAGCGCACCGAAGTACGCCGGCGAGGACAAGGTCAACCCGACCGCGATGATCCTCTCGGGCCGCATCATGCTCGACTACATGGGCTGGAAGGACGCTGCCGCGCTGGTCAAAGACGCCGTCGAGGAGACCATCTCCTCGGGCACGGTCACCTACGACCTCCACCGCCAGATCGAAGGTGGCACCAAGGTCGCCACCAGCGAGTTCGCCGACGCCGTCGTCGAGAAGATCCACGAACTCGCGTAAGCGACTCGACTCCACGCTCCGATTTCCCGACCGTCGTTCGGTTCGCTCACCGTCTCGTGTGGGACCCCTCCCGGCCCGACGCGACACGCGCGAATCTGCCCGACATCGTCTTTTTATCGGCCGGACGTCGTCTCTCTCGCCGTCAGCGACGGGACGACCGACGGTGACTCGGCCCGTCGGTTCACTCCCCCGACTCGGTCGTGTCGAGGCCGAGCGTCGCGTTCGCGCCGCAGAAGCACGTGGTCGCGTTGAAGCCGGCCCCGAGCGCGCCGAGCGCCGCGAGTCCGCCGAGCGCCGCGAGTCCGCCGAGCGAGCGGCTTCCCGACCGGAGCGCACGCACGGCGACCACCGCCAGTCCGACGGCGAGCAGTCCGCGGGCGATCCTGTCGGCACCGCCGACGTTTCGTTCGGTCATGCCCGTTCGTTGGCCCGCGCACGCTAAACGACGACGGCCCCTCACTGGGTGACCGCGCGGCCCGACCACGGGGCCAGCACGCGGTCGACCAACCCGACCACGAGGCTTTTACTGGCTGGCACCCGTGTGGGCGGGCGTGTACGGCGTCGTTCTCGCGGCCGGCGAGGGAACCCGACTGCGCCCGCTGACGGCCGAGCGGCCGAAGGGGCTGGTCGAGGTCGCCGGCGTGCCGATCCTGACGCGCTGTTTCGAGACGCTCCGCTCGCTCGGCGTCGACGAACTGGTCGTCGTCGTGGGCTACCGCGGGGACGACGTCGTCTCGTACTACGGCGACCGATTCGGCGACCTTCCGATCACGTACGCCACACAAGCGGAGCGGAAGGGGTCGGCCCACGCGCTGGCGATCGCCGGCGCACACGTCAACGGCGACGCGGTCGTGATGAACGGCGACAACGTCTGCGACGCGACCCTCTCGGCGGTCGTCTCCCGACACGCCGAGACCGACGCCGACGCGACCCTCCTCGTCGACCGGGTTCCCCGCGACCGGGCGTCCCGAACCGGTGTGGTCGAGTTCGACGACGACGGCGGCGTCGTCGGCCTCGTCGAGAAGCCGGACGACCCGCCGTCGACCACGGTCCCGCGGGGCTTCTACGCCTTCTCGCCGCGGATCTTCGAGGCCTGCCGCGCCGTCGAGCCGTCGCCGACCAGGGAGTACGAACTCACGGCCGCGATCGACCGCCTCCTCGCGGCGGGTGGCCGGGTCGAGACCGTCCCGCTCGACGGCTGGTGCGTCAACGTGAACACGGCCGCGGACCGCAGCCGGGCCGAACGACGGCTGGGCGAGCGGTCCTGAGCCGACCCGTCCCCGTCGGCGTTGGTTTCGAACACGCCCGGTCGCGCGCCGCGCTTCGGGCGACGTTCGCCGCGGCGACGCTCAGACCTCCAGCACCTCGACGAGGTTCCCCTCCGGATCGCGGACGAACAGGATCTTGGTCCCACTGGCCGTCCGCTGGGGGGCGCTCTGGGTTTCGACCTCGGCCGGAAGCGACTCGTAGAACGCGTCCAGGTCGGGCGTCGACAGCCCCACGTGTGCCGTCCCCGGCCGGTTCACAGTCCCCGATTCGACGGCCGTGCCCTCGGGGTCGTACGCGACGAGTTCGACGCGGACGCCGTCGGCGTCGAGGTGTGCGAACTCGGCGCTGGCACCGTCGACGCCGACGCCGGTCGCGAACGCTTCGCCGTCGACCGAGAAGCGGTCGACGACGGCGAGACCGAGGACGTCGCGGTAGAACGCGACCGCCCGGTCGAGGTCGCTCACGGTCAGCCCGACGTGGTGTGCGCGGGGTGGCATACTCGGGTGGGCGTGCGGGCCGGGGATACCGGTTTCGGCTCGACGCCACCGCGCCGTCGGGGACGGCCGGCCGCCGGCCGACAGCCGACGAGCGCCCCAACGTCTTTTTGTACCGTCATTTCACTCGGTAGGGTATGGACGGCGACCGCGCCGAAGGGGTCCTGCTCGGCTTAGCCTGTGGTGACGCGCTCGGCCGCCCGGTCGAGTTCGAGACGCCGGCGCGGATCCTCGCGCAGTACGGCGAGGTGACCGAGATGCTCGCGAACGGCACCTGGAACAAGCCCGCGGGAACGGTGACCGACGACACCGAGATGGCGCTCCGTCTCGCGCGGAGCCTCGTCGACCGGGGTGCGTTCGACCCGGCGGACGTCGCCGAACGGTTCGTCGCGTGGTACGAGTCGGGGCCGTTCGACATCGGTAACATGACCGCCTCGGCGCTCGGTCGGATCCGCGACGGGGAGCCGTGGCACGTCGCCGGACAGCGGGTGTGGGAGGCGTCGCCCGAGGGGTCGAACGCCGGCAACGGGAGCGTGATGCGCGCCGCGCCGCTCGCGGTCGCGTTCGCGTCCCGAGAGTCCGAACTCGTCGACGCGAGCGTGGCGAGTTCGAAGATCACGCACGCCGACCCGCGCTGTACGGCCGGCTGTGCCGTGTTGAACCTCACGCTCGCGGGACTCGCCTCCGGCCGGTCCGAGCCGCTGTCGCGCGCGCTCGACCGCGCGGAGCCGCCGGAGCCCCTCGAAGACGCCCTCCGACCGGTCGCGGCGGCCGCCGCCGCCCCCGACGACCTCCGGTCGACCGGCTACGTCGTCGACACGCTCCGGACGGCGTTGTGGTACGGTCTCCGGGCCGGGACCGCGGAGAACGCGCTCGTCGACGTGGTGAACATGGGCGGCGACGCCGACACCGTCGGCGCGATCACCGGCGCGGTCGTGGGCGCGCGGTTCGGTGCCGACGCCCTCCCGGACCGGTGGCTCGCCGAACTCGATACCGCCGACGAACTTCGGGCGCTGGCGCGCGACCTCACGACCGTCGGGGAGTAACTCGGCTCAGAGCCACGAGCGCCCGACCGCGGGCCACAGCCGCCTGTGGGCCCACACGAGGACGGAGAAGCCGACGGCACCGGCCGTGTCGGCGACGAGGTCCACGGCGGTGTCTTCGAGGTAAAAGGCGCGGCTCCAGTTCACCCAGAAGTCGGTGAACAGTCGCTCGTACACCTCGAACCACGTCCCGATGGCGAGCACCAGGAGTGGCAACACGACGAAGACGGCGAAGAACCCGCGGGCGAGCCGTGGTCGGTAGACGTAACAGAGCGCGGCGACGCCGAAGCCCGAGAGGGCGTGGACGAGCATGTCCCACCACCAGATCTTCGAGTAGAGGAACAGGCCCATGCTGGCGAAGTGCAGGCCGGTCACGGCGACGCCGAACCCACCGACCGCGTACACCGCGCCCGGGTGAAGCGACCGGCGGCGACTGAACGCCTCGACCCACCGGGTCGAACGAGCGACGGTTCGGGGTCGGGGAATCATAGCCGAACCGAGGGAGAGACGCAGCAAAAGGGTTTGCCCCCGGTTATCAGAGCTGGCGCTCGTCCGCCGCCGGCGACGCCGACGACGCCCGCTCACGCCGGAGGCGGCCGTACAGTCGGAGCACGGCCCCGAACGCGAGTGCCCCCGCCGTGTCGAGGACGAGGTCGATGCCCGTGTCCTGGAGGTAAAACGACAGCGACCAGCCCCACCAGAAGTTCCTGAACAGGCGCTCGTACACCTCGAACCACGTCCCGACGCAGAGGACGCAGACGGGCAACACGACGAAGAGGCCGAGCCGGGAGCGGAAGCCGTCGGTCCACGCCAGGTAGAGCAGGGCGGCGACGCCGAAGCCCGACGTCGAGTGGGTGAGGAGGTCCCACCACCAGATCTCGGTGTAGATGCCGTACGCCAGCCCCGCGAAGTGGAGCGTCGAGACGGCGACGCCCCAGACGAGCGCGGCCGTCCACGCCCCGCGACGGTGCCGTCGGTAGCGAACGTCCAGCTCGTCGATGCTCGGAGTCCGTTCTGTCAGTGACATCGTCTCCTCCGGTCGCGTTCGACTCCGCCCGGCGCGTTCGACCGTGACGGCCGACCGACGGGGAGGGACGTCGACGGTGCCGGCAGGTCCTCCATCACCCGTCCGCTCTCACGCGTCGGATAAATAGCCGCTCGAAGTGTCGTCAGCCGCCCCGTCGACGGTGACGAGCGGCGTCTCGGTGGTGATCGGCTCGCGCTCGTCCACCTGCACCTCGCCGACGACAGCCCGTCTCAGTCGCCGGCCCAGTCGGGGTTCAGCCGTGGCGGGGCGAAGACGTCGACGCCCTCGACCACGCGCTCGCCCCGGTTCTCGACGGCGTGGGGCTCGTCGCCCGGGATGGCGTACGAGTCGCCGGCGGAGACGACGATCTCCTCGCCGTCGATGATGAAGGTGAGCGTCCCCGCCGCGACGTAGCCGGTCTGTTCGTGGGGGTGGGCGTGTTCGGGGACCACGGCCCCGGGTTCGATGCGGAACCGCTGGACGCTCATCTCCGAACCCGCGGCGTGCTGTGCGAGGTGGACGCCGTCGACGGCCTCCGTGGGATCGACCGCCGAACCCGAGACGTGCTTCATACCACCGCCGGGACGGCGAGCGATATAAGCGTGCGGGGCGTCGTGGTCGGGTATGTACGCGGTGGTCGGCTGCACCGACTGTGCGGCGCTGTGGCTGGTCTCGGATCCCCAGTCGTCGAAGACGGCCCAGTGTCCGCGTTGCGGACGGCGACACCAGCTCCGAAAACTCAAGCGCCTCTTCGAGTCCGACGACCGCGACGTGGCCCGGCAGGCACGCGCGGAACTCCTGGCAAAGAAGCAGGGGGCGTCCGAAGCGTTCGAGCGCCTCGACTCGGTCGCGGCGATGGAACGGCAGGTCGACGAACCGGCCGTCGACGACCGCGAGTACCTGACGGGGTCGGGGCTGGACGCCGACGCGGTGGCGGCAGCCGGCGAACGGGAGGCTGAATCGCGGAGCCGCGACCGGATCGTCAGGGACGCCGTCGGGCAGCAGGACCGGCCGACCGAGGCGGCGGTGGTCGACTACGCCACCGAGCACGGCGTGCCGGCCGACGCCGCCCGCGATCTGCTCGAGGCGCTGACCCGCCGGGGGGAGGTCTCCGAGAGCCGCGGCCGGTACCGGCTGGTCTGAAGCCGCCCGCGGTGTGGTGGCGCGGCCGGGCCGACTCCGTGGCGTTCCCGCGAACCGCTCGCAGCGACCGCGTCGCTTCGGTGGACGAGCGACGATCGAACCCGAAGAAAAGAGAGCGTTCAGAGCACGCCCAGCAGGCGGAGCACGGTCAGGGCGGACACGGCGATCCCGAGGACGAGCTTCACCACTCGCAGCGTCAGGACCGTCCGCCGGTACTCGTCGGTCGTCTCGGTCGTCTCGGTCGGCATGGTGGACGCGCCCGCCGGTGCTCGCCGGCGCGCGCACCGGAAGCGACGGTCCCGAGGTGAAAAAGCGCGAGCCAGACGCGCGGCGGAAGTGAAACTGGTCTACCTGCCGAGCGACTCGTGCGCCGAGGAGAGGTGTCGCGACGCCAGCGCCGACAACAGCGAGAGTTCGCCGGCGAGCGCGCCGACGGCGACGCACTCCGCGAGCGCGTCGGCGTGTTCGCCCGGCGGGTCGCCACCGCCCCGAACGCCGAGGACGTCGAGCCCCTCCGACTGCGTCGGGAGCTTCGTCCCGCCGCCGACCGTCCCCACTTCGAGCGAGGCGAGCGAGACGCCGACGTACAGCCCCGACTCGCGGACCTCCACCGTCGTGATGGCGTTCGATCCCTCGACGACCTGTGCGGCGTCCTGGCCGGTCGCGAGGAACATCGCCGCGACGACGTTGGCGACGTGGGCGTTGAACCCGAGCGACCCCGCCTTGGCGCTCCCGACGAGGTTCTTCCGGGTGTTGACTTCTGCCACCGCCTCGGGGGTGGTGTGCAGGCGCTCCTCGACGACCTCCCGGGGGACGAGCACGTCCGCGGTGACCGAACGCCCGCGCCCCTCGACGGCGTTGACCGCGGCGGGTTTCTTGTCCGTGCAGAGGTTGCCGGACAGCGCCACGAGCGACGCTGGCGTTTCGGACTCGATCACCTCACACGCCGCGCGGGTGGCGATGGTCGCCATGTTCATTCCCATCGCGTCCTTCGTGTCGTAGCGGAACCGAACGAAGACGTTGTCGCCGACGACGTACGGTTTCGCCGCGAGGAGTTCGCCGTGGCTCGTCGTCTCCTCGGCCGCCGCCGCCAGCGCCGCGTGGTTGTCGCGGACCCACGACGCGAGCGCTTCCGCCTCGACGACGCTCTCGACGCGGAAGACGGGCGCGCGGGTCATCCCCGCGGCGGTGACGCGCGCGGCCGCCCCGCCGGCGCGGTCGATGACCGAACAGCCGCGGTTCACCGAGGCCAGCAGGGCACCTTCGGTGGTCGCCATCGGGAGGTAGTACTCGCCCGACGCGGCACCGCCGTCGATCGAGACGGGGCCGGCGACCCCGGCCGGGATCTGGACGGCACCGATCATGTTCTCGATGTTCGCGTCGGCCGCGGCGGCGTCGAAGCCGTACGCGCCGACGGTGTCGAGCGACGCGCCCGACTGCGCTTCGACCAGGTGACGTCGCGCGGCCGCGGCCGTGTCGGCGTCGGTGTGCGCTTCGAGTTCGTGGAACCGGAGGTCGCCGGCGCGGACGCGCTCGGCGAGTGACGTCGCGTCCACGTCCATGTCCGCGCCGGGGTCCGAATCCGAGTCCGAGTCGGTCATACGCTCCCGTCTCCCTCGCGCGGCTAACCGTTGTCGGTCCGTATCGTCTCCCTGGGAACGTTCCAGCCCGGGCTTGTGGCGCCAGGTGTCGCGGCCTCGGATCGGACGAAGCCGGGAGCAGCCAGGGCGGGGTATTCCACGACCTCCCCAGCCGATTCGGACGCTCGCTCCCGTCGGTCGCTCCCGTCCTCATCCCTCGCGCGCTCACTCGCTCACATCCGTTCGCTCCCTCGTCGCGCGCCACCGCAGCCGCTCCGTGAGCGGTCGGCGTGCGGGAGTAAAGCGAGTAAAGCGAGCGAACGACTCGCGTGGGGGGCGACCGACCGAGTGAAACGAGCGAAGGAGTCGGCTGGGGAGGAGTGAGGCGTCACCGACCTGGCGTCCGTTCTCCCCGTCTCCGGCCGACACCCGCTCTCGTCTCTGTATCCACGCCTCACAGACGACGGCACACGACACCATCCCGGGCCGGCTCCCGAACGTTCTTGGCTCCGCCCGCCGGTGAGAGCGTATGACCGCGGCCGCCGACCTCGTCTTGACGAACGCGGAGGTTCACACGCTGACAGACCCGGACGAGACGTACGAGGCTCTCGCCGTCCGCGACGGCCGGATCGCCCGCCTCGGGAGCGCCTACGACGTCGACTTCCTCGTCGGCACCGACACGCGCGTCGTCGACCTCGAGGGACGGGTCGTGCTCCCGGGGTTCGTCGACGCCCACACGCACCTCCCGATGGTCGGTCGCCGGCTCGTTCACGCCGACCTCGCGGTCGGCTCTCGAGCGGCGTCGATCGACCGACTCCGCGAGCGCGCGGTGGATCTCACGGTCGAGAGTTCGGGCGACGGCGAGGGCGGCGAGTGGATACAGGGCTTCGGCTACGACGAGTCGGGGTGGGACGACGACGGCTACCTCCTCGGGGAGGAACTCGACGAGGTCTCCGACGACCGCCCCGTGGTGGCGTTCCGCGAGGACATGCATGTCGCCTCGGTGAACTCGGTCGCGCTCGACCGGCTCGGCCTGGCAGCGGGCGACCACGGGGGTGACGTCCGCGAGCAGGGCGGCGACCCGACGGGCGTCCTCGTCGAACGGGCGGTCGACGACGTCTGGGACGCCGTTTCGCCCTCGAAGGAGGAGACGAGAGCGCTCCTCACGGCTGCCCAGCGGTACGCGAACGAGCGCGGTGTCACCGCCGTCCACGACATGGTCCGGGGGTCGCACGCACCCGGGGTGTACCGCGACCTCGAACGGGCGGGGGAGCTCACCCTCCGCGTCCGGCTGAACTACTGGGCCGACCACCTCGACGCCCTCAGAGAGGTCGGCCTACGGACGAACCACGGCGCGGGGCTCGTCCGTCTCGGCGCGATCAAGACGTACACCGACGGTAGCTTCGGCGGGCGGACGGCGAAGCTCTCCGCACCGTACGCCGACGCCGACGAGAGCGACACCGACCCGACGGGACAGTGGGTCGTCCCCCCCACCGAACTGGACGAGATCGTCCGCGCGGCCGACGACGCGGGCTTTCAGGTCGCCGCTCACGCGATCGGGGACGCGGCGGTCGACGCCGTTCTCGACGCGTTCGAGCGAGTCAGCTCCGACGGAGACGACGGGTCCCGACACCGGATCGAACACGCCGAGCTCGCCGACGATGCGGCGATCGACCGCATGGTCGACCTCGGCGTCGTCGCCTCCGTGCAGCCGAACTTCCTCAAGTGGGCCGGCGAGGGCGGCCTGTACGACCGCCGCCTCGGCGACCGTCGGACGGAGACGAACCGATACCGCGTCATGGCCGAGGCGGGCGTCCCGCTCGCGTTCGGGAGCGACTGCATGCCGCTCGACCCGCTGTTGGGCGTCTCCCACGCCGTCGACGCGCCCGCGGACGACCAGCGGCTCTCGACCACGGCGGCGCTCAGGGCGTACACGAGCGGGGGCGCGTACGCGGGCTTCGACGAGGACCGCCTGGGCACCGTCACGCTCGACAGCCACGCGGATCTGGTCGCCCTCGACGGCTCGCCGTGGGCCGAAGGGATCGACGGGATCGACGGGATCGACCCGGTGCTGACCGTCGTCGACGGCCGGGTGGTGTACGACGCGGTGGACGGCGCCGCGCGGTCCCGCTGACCCGCCGTGCGGCCACCCTGCACGGAGGCCGTCCACCTCGGGGCCGAACGCCGCCCACCTCGCGCCCGGATGGAAGGGTTGAGGTACGTCCCCGGGTATCGTCCGCCCATGACAACGACCGGCTTCTTCGACCGGCTCCGAGCGCGCATCGAGCGGATCGACAGCGTCGTTTCCGTCGGGCTCGATCCCGACCCCGCACGGATCCCCGATCACCTCCGCGAGTACGACCTGCCGCGGTGGGCGTTCAACCGGCGCATTATCGA
This Salinigranum marinum DNA region includes the following protein-coding sequences:
- a CDS encoding VOC family protein; amino-acid sequence: MPPRAHHVGLTVSDLDRAVAFYRDVLGLAVVDRFSVDGEAFATGVGVDGASAEFAHLDADGVRVELVAYDPEGTAVESGTVNRPGTAHVGLSTPDLDAFYESLPAEVETQSAPQRTASGTKILFVRDPEGNLVEVLEV
- a CDS encoding YgaP-like transmembrane domain gives rise to the protein MTERNVGGADRIARGLLAVGLAVVAVRALRSGSRSLGGLAALGGLAALGALGAGFNATTCFCGANATLGLDTTESGE
- the hmgA gene encoding hydroxymethylglutaryl-CoA reductase (NADPH) codes for the protein MTDSDSDSDPGADMDVDATSLAERVRAGDLRFHELEAHTDADTAAAARRHLVEAQSGASLDTVGAYGFDAAAADANIENMIGAVQIPAGVAGPVSIDGGAASGEYYLPMATTEGALLASVNRGCSVIDRAGGAAARVTAAGMTRAPVFRVESVVEAEALASWVRDNHAALAAAAEETTSHGELLAAKPYVVGDNVFVRFRYDTKDAMGMNMATIATRAACEVIESETPASLVALSGNLCTDKKPAAVNAVEGRGRSVTADVLVPREVVEERLHTTPEAVAEVNTRKNLVGSAKAGSLGFNAHVANVVAAMFLATGQDAAQVVEGSNAITTVEVRESGLYVGVSLASLEVGTVGGGTKLPTQSEGLDVLGVRGGGDPPGEHADALAECVAVGALAGELSLLSALASRHLSSAHESLGR
- a CDS encoding sugar phosphate nucleotidyltransferase; this translates as MYGVVLAAGEGTRLRPLTAERPKGLVEVAGVPILTRCFETLRSLGVDELVVVVGYRGDDVVSYYGDRFGDLPITYATQAERKGSAHALAIAGAHVNGDAVVMNGDNVCDATLSAVVSRHAETDADATLLVDRVPRDRASRTGVVEFDDDGGVVGLVEKPDDPPSTTVPRGFYAFSPRIFEACRAVEPSPTREYELTAAIDRLLAAGGRVETVPLDGWCVNVNTAADRSRAERRLGERS
- a CDS encoding DUF5817 domain-containing protein, with protein sequence MYAVVGCTDCAALWLVSDPQSSKTAQCPRCGRRHQLRKLKRLFESDDRDVARQARAELLAKKQGASEAFERLDSVAAMERQVDEPAVDDREYLTGSGLDADAVAAAGEREAESRSRDRIVRDAVGQQDRPTEAAVVDYATEHGVPADAARDLLEALTRRGEVSESRGRYRLV
- a CDS encoding cupin domain-containing protein, with the protein product MKHVSGSAVDPTEAVDGVHLAQHAAGSEMSVQRFRIEPGAVVPEHAHPHEQTGYVAAGTLTFIIDGEEIVVSAGDSYAIPGDEPHAVENRGERVVEGVDVFAPPRLNPDWAGD
- a CDS encoding ADP-ribosylglycohydrolase family protein — its product is MDGDRAEGVLLGLACGDALGRPVEFETPARILAQYGEVTEMLANGTWNKPAGTVTDDTEMALRLARSLVDRGAFDPADVAERFVAWYESGPFDIGNMTASALGRIRDGEPWHVAGQRVWEASPEGSNAGNGSVMRAAPLAVAFASRESELVDASVASSKITHADPRCTAGCAVLNLTLAGLASGRSEPLSRALDRAEPPEPLEDALRPVAAAAAAPDDLRSTGYVVDTLRTALWYGLRAGTAENALVDVVNMGGDADTVGAITGAVVGARFGADALPDRWLAELDTADELRALARDLTTVGE
- a CDS encoding amidohydrolase; translation: MTAAADLVLTNAEVHTLTDPDETYEALAVRDGRIARLGSAYDVDFLVGTDTRVVDLEGRVVLPGFVDAHTHLPMVGRRLVHADLAVGSRAASIDRLRERAVDLTVESSGDGEGGEWIQGFGYDESGWDDDGYLLGEELDEVSDDRPVVAFREDMHVASVNSVALDRLGLAAGDHGGDVREQGGDPTGVLVERAVDDVWDAVSPSKEETRALLTAAQRYANERGVTAVHDMVRGSHAPGVYRDLERAGELTLRVRLNYWADHLDALREVGLRTNHGAGLVRLGAIKTYTDGSFGGRTAKLSAPYADADESDTDPTGQWVVPPTELDEIVRAADDAGFQVAAHAIGDAAVDAVLDAFERVSSDGDDGSRHRIEHAELADDAAIDRMVDLGVVASVQPNFLKWAGEGGLYDRRLGDRRTETNRYRVMAEAGVPLAFGSDCMPLDPLLGVSHAVDAPADDQRLSTTAALRAYTSGGAYAGFDEDRLGTVTLDSHADLVALDGSPWAEGIDGIDGIDPVLTVVDGRVVYDAVDGAARSR